Proteins encoded by one window of Lathyrus oleraceus cultivar Zhongwan6 chromosome 1, CAAS_Psat_ZW6_1.0, whole genome shotgun sequence:
- the LOC127092217 gene encoding uncharacterized protein LOC127092217 encodes MKNLSYPQAHVKKDKERQYVRFMDIFKWLQINIPFMEALEHMTKILTKKRRYMDEETIHLDASCSSIIQRTLPKKEKDLSRVTIPITIGSVNIGKALIDLGSSINLIPLSVIRRIGDLEMKNIRMTLQLADKSITQPSDIAEDVLVKVDFFLFPINFVVLDIEEDDDTPLILGRPFMKTARMMIYVDDGIMKVQVKDEELRFNLFETTHNQREKRVCFNLDATNEMIMDM; translated from the coding sequence ATGAAAAATCTTTCGTATCCCCAAGCTCATGTCAAGAAAGACAAGGAAAGGCAATATGTAAGATTTATGGATATATTCAAATGGTTGCAAATCAATATACCATTTATGGAAGCTTTGGAACATATGACAAAGATCCTTACAAAAAAGAGACGATATATGGATGAAGAGACTATTCATTTAGATGCAAGTTGTAGTTCCATTATTCAAAGAACCCTTCCTAAAAAGGAGAAAGATCTCAGCCGTGTCACGATACCTATCACCATAGGAAGCGTGAACATAGGAAAAGCACTCATTGATCTTGGCTCAAGTATTAATCTAATACCATTATCAGTAATCAGGAGGATAGGTGATTTGGAAATGAAGAATATAAGGATGACACTGCAACTAGCCGATAAATCCATCACACAACCATCCGACATAGCTGAAGATGTTTTGGTCAAGGTGGATTTTTTTTTGTTTCCTATTAATTTTGTGGTACTAGACATTGAAGAGGATGATGATACTCCCCTAATATTGGGTCGACCATTCATGAAAACTGCACGGATGATGATATATGTTGATGATGGAATAATGAAGGTTCAAGTCAAAGATGAAGAATTAAGATTTAACCTATTTGAAACAACACATAATCAAAGAGAAAAAAGAGTTTGTTTTAACCTGGATGCAACTAATGAAATGATCATGGATATGTAA